In a single window of the Elaeis guineensis isolate ETL-2024a chromosome 4, EG11, whole genome shotgun sequence genome:
- the LOC105037552 gene encoding geraniol 8-hydroxylase — protein sequence MEPTLWCLCLALTLSLLYLLATTRGKHSRNSRLPPGPTPLPLFGSLFELGRDPHRSLARLAKTHGPVMSLRLGLVTTVVVSSPDAAREALQKKDPDLASRCVPDAIQVPGHYEASLIWNPHNQLWKNLRAIIKSHLFTTRRLDATQSLRRQKVQQLVGYVRCHAGQAVDIGQAAFATSLNVITSTFFSVDLVDLDSDRAGDFMDIVSAIMEEVGRPNLSDFFPLLRVIDPQGLRRRVTAHLGKLYKLFDQMIDSRLEGVMTDRKTNNTRHDFLDELVHLHIQEDDTRLDRQTIKTLLVDMFLAGSDTSSNTVQWAMAELLRNPSSMAKAQAELAKGIGYQREVEESDIAGLPFLQAVVKETLRLHPPVPLLLPHKAETNVELGGYAVPKGTRVLVNAWAIGHDGDVWEDPESFKPERFLESDVDFRGGDFELIPFGSGRRLCPGMPLAFRTVHLMLGSLLQSFDWKLPEGMQPSDVDITEKFGVTLALAAPLRAVAVPTEYARTSDK from the exons ATGGAGCCAACCCTTTGGTGCCTCTGTCTCGCTCTCACCCTCTCTCTCCTCTATCTCCTCGCAACCACAAGAGGGAAGCACTCCCGCAACAGCCGCCTCCCCCCTGGCCCGACCCCGCTCCCTCTCTTTGGAAGCCTATTCGAACTCGGCCGCGATCCCCACCGCTCCCTGGCTCGCCTTGCCAAGACTCATGGCCCCGTAATGTCTCTCAGGCTCGGCCTCGTCACCACCGTTGTCGTCTCCTCGCCCGACGCCGCCCGAGAGGCCCTCCAGAAGAAGGACCCCGACCTCGCCTCCCGCTGTGTCCCTGACGCCATCCAAGTCCCTGGCCACTACGAGGCCTCACTGATATGGAACCCCCACAACCAGCTATGGAAAAACCTCCGCGCCATCATCAAGTCGCATCTTTTCACCACTCGAAGGCTGGATGCCACCCAAAGCCTCCGGCGCCAAAAAGTTCAGCAGCTCGTCGGATACGTGCGGTGCCATGCCGGGCAGGCCGTCGACATCGGCCAGGCCGCTTTTGCTACCTCGCTTAATGTAATAACGAGCACGTTTTTCTCCGTCGATCTTGTTGACCTCGACTCGGACAGAGCCGGAGACTTCATGGATATCGTGTCAGCAATCATGGAAGAAGTTGGAAGGCCGAACCTATCAGACTTCTTTCCGCTGCTCAGAGTGATTGACCCGCAAGGCCTGAGGCGTCGAGTGACCGCACACCTTGGAAAGCTATACAAACTCTTCGACCAGATGATAGATAGCCGCCTGGAGGGCGTGATGACGGATCGCAAAACAAACAACACACGACACGACTTCTTAGACGAACTTGTCCATCTCCACATCCAAGAAGACGACACCAGGCTGGACAGACAGACAATCAAAACTTTACTTGTG GACATGTTTCTTGCTGGGAGCGACACGAGCTCGAACACCGTGCAATGGGCCATGGCGGAGTTGCTCCGGAACCCCAGCAGCATGGCCAAAGCCCAAGCGGAGCTTGCCAAAGGAATTGGCTATCAAAGAGAAGTAGAGGAATCGGACATTGCTGGGCTGCCGTTCCTCCAAGCAGTGGTGAAGGAGACCCTCCGGCTTCACCCGCCGGTCCCGCTCTTGCTGCCTCACAAGGCCGAGACAAACGTGGAGCTGGGTGGGTATGCCGTTCCAAAGGGCACACGGGTGCTGGTGAATGCGTGGGCGATTGGTCACGACGGCGACGTGTGGGAGGATCCGGAGTCGTTTAAGCCCGAGAGGTTCTTGGAGAGTGATGTGGATTTCCGGGGCGGAGATTTCGAGCTGATCCCGTTCGGGTCTGGCCGCCGTCTTTGCCCCGGGATGCCGCTGGCGTTTCGGACGGTGCACCTGATGCTGGGCTCGCTGCTGCAATCCTTCGACTGGAAGCTGCCGGAGGGGATGCAACCGAGCGATGTGGACATCACGGAGAAGTTTGGTGTCACACTGGCTTTGGCTGCGCCTCTTCGGGCTGTGGCCGTGCCGACAGAGTACGCAAGAACAAGTGACAAATAG